One window of Branchiostoma lanceolatum isolate klBraLanc5 chromosome 8, klBraLanc5.hap2, whole genome shotgun sequence genomic DNA carries:
- the LOC136439538 gene encoding cytochrome P450 2U1-like, producing the protein MAGAVQWIAETVPEILQISGLTLQTFLVLCVTYLLACVVFKRSRNLPPYPAGRVPVLGHLIALGRAPHLKLTAWRRQYGDIFTIRMGMEDVVVLNGYTAVKAALVDKPEFASKPETYLFDAIADSGKDIVAARWGTEFRQRRRFAAATLKNPGMKVGRGSIEEKIREEASYIRNRVAENNGQPFDITHDVNVVVANVICSMTFGKRYEYEDETFRELSEASASIIVELGAGQIISVFPLLRFVPVVNRSGIKALEAAFRVRAVLREEISRHREHLDRENPRDFLDFCLLELEQQGKVDGLTEEHILCITGDRFIAGTGTTASTLLWSLLYMALNPDVQNKVHEELDVVVGEGLPTLSHRSQLPYVNACLLEVMRIRSLNPVTRRATTQDTKLRGYDIPKGTQVLMNLYSVHMDPAYWSDPDRFDPERFLDAEGNVMNKHESFLPFGGGRRVCLGEQLARMELFLFFSTLLQSFIFKVPEGAPPPNTDGVYGILLPHTRSSFVRYRVNL; encoded by the exons ATGGCCGGTGCTGTACAGTGGATAGCTGAGACCGTCCCGGAGATTTTACAGATCTCTGGGCTAACTCTGCAGACGTTTCTTGTCCTCTGTGTGACTTACCTGCTGGCATGTGTCGTCTTCAAGCGTTCCCGAAACCTGCCTCCTTACCCGGCAGGACGTGTGCCTGTTCTCGGGCACCTCATCGCCTTGGGCCGAGCGCCTCATCTCAAGCTGACGGCGTGGAGGCGGCAGTACGGGGACATCTTTACCATTAGAATGGGGATGGAAGATGTTGTGGTTCTGAACGGCTACACTGCCGTCAAGGCCGCGCTTGTGGACAAGCCCGAGTTCGCGTCTAAGCCCGAAACCTACCTATTTGATGCGATAGCTGATTCCGGAAAAG ACATTGTTGCAGCACGCTGGGGTACAGAGTTCAGACAGAGGAGGAGGTTTGCCGCCGCCACCCTGAAGAACCCGGGCATGAAAGTGGGACGTGGGAGCATTGAAGAGAAAATCCGAGAGGAAGCGAGCTATATCCGCAACAGG GTTGCAGAAAACAACGGACAGCCCTTTGACATCACCCATGACGTCAACGTGGTGGTTGCAAACGTCATCTGCTCCATGACGTTCGGGAAGCGGTACGAATACGAGGATGAAACGTTCCGAGAGCTCTCTGAGGCGTCTGCCTCAATAATAGTTGAACTCGGAGCTGGGCAAATCATCAGCGTTTTCCCCTTGCTACGTTTTGTTCCTGTTG TGAATAGATCTGGCATCAAGGCGTTGGAAGCGGCCTTCAGGGTTCGCGCTGTCTTAAGGGAGGAGATATCTCGCCATCGGGAACACCTGGATCGCGAGAACCCGCGAGACTTCCTCGACTTCTGCCTGCTGGAGCTAGAACAGCAGGGAAAGGTGGACGGTCTGACAGAGGAACATATCCTGTGCATAACCGGGGATCGTTTCATCGCTGGAACGGGGACAACCGCCAGCACACTGCTGTGGAGTCTACTCTACATGGCTTTGAACCCCGACGTCCAAAATAAG GTACATGAGGagcttgatgttgttgttggcgAGGGTCTGCCAACCCTGTCCCACCGTTCCCAGCTGCCGTACGTGAATGCCTGTCTGCTGGAGGTCATGAGGATCCGCAGTCTTAACCCTGTCACGCGTCGGGCCACCACACAGGATACCAAATTGCGGGGATATGATATTCCTAAAGGAACCCAG GTGCTGATGAACCTGTACTCTGTCCACATGGACCCCGCCTACTGGTCTGATCCGGACCGGTTTGACCCCGAAAGGTTTCTGGACGCGGAAGGGAACGTCATGAACAAGCATGAGTCGTTCCTGCCTTTTGGAGGAG GCCGCCGCGTGTGTCTTGGGGAGCAGCTGGCCAGGATGGaacttttcctgttcttctcgaCCCTGCTGCAGTCGTTCATCTTCAAGgtgccagagggcgctcctccTCCAAACACTGACGGCGTCTATGGTATATTGTTGCCCCACACCCGTTCAAGCTTTGTGCGATACCGCGTTAACTTATGA